One Piscinibacter lacus genomic window, CCCTGGGGGCCGGCCTGGCCCTGCTGGCCTTCGCCCTGGTGCTGACGACGACGCCCGCCGCGGTGGCCTGGTCCTTCGTCGCCCTGGCCGTGACGGTGGCCTATCCCTTTGCCAAGCGCCTTGTCGCCATGCCGCAGGCCGTGCTGGGCGTGGCCTTCAGCCTCGGCATGCCGATGGCCTTTGCGGCCGTGCACGGCGGCCGGCCTGACGCGGGCCCCTGGTGGTCGCTGATGCCGGCCTGGGGCTGGGTGCTTTGGACCGGCAACCTGGCCTGGGTGCTGGCCTACGACACCGAGTACGCCATGGTCGACCGCGACGACGACCTGAAGATCGGCATCCGCACCTCGGCCCTCACCCTGGGCCGGGCCGATGTGGCGGCGGTGATGGGCTTCTACGCCCTCTTCCTGGCCCTGTGGGGCGGCGTGGGCGCCTGGCTTGGCCTGGGGGCGGCCTATGCGGCGGGCTGGGCGGCGGCCCTGGCCCAGGTGGGCTGGCATTTCCGCCTGATCCGCGAGCGCACGCGCGAGGGCTGCTTCGCGGCCTTCCGCGCCAACCACTGGGTCGGCGCCAGCCTGTTCGCCGGCCTGGCGCTTGACCTGGCGCTCCGCCAGCCCTGAGGGCCGGCGGAGCGTCCCAGCCTCAAAGCTGCACGGTGCGGCCAAGGTAGAGGATGGGTCCGGTCGGCCTGCCGATCGGCG contains:
- the ubiA gene encoding 4-hydroxybenzoate octaprenyltransferase, whose protein sequence is MRTRLSARLALWLDLIRWNRPAGWLLLLWPTLAALWLAAGGWPGWHLFGVFVAGTVLMRSAGCCVNDVADRDFDRHVKRTAQRPVTSGRVSVKEALALGAGLALLAFALVLTTTPAAVAWSFVALAVTVAYPFAKRLVAMPQAVLGVAFSLGMPMAFAAVHGGRPDAGPWWSLMPAWGWVLWTGNLAWVLAYDTEYAMVDRDDDLKIGIRTSALTLGRADVAAVMGFYALFLALWGGVGAWLGLGAAYAAGWAAALAQVGWHFRLIRERTREGCFAAFRANHWVGASLFAGLALDLALRQP